A genomic window from Eleginops maclovinus isolate JMC-PN-2008 ecotype Puerto Natales chromosome 9, JC_Emac_rtc_rv5, whole genome shotgun sequence includes:
- the LOC134869268 gene encoding E3 SUMO-protein ligase ZBED1-like, which yields MASGSTEPDPAGLVSKRKYTSVVWDYFGFKKEDVAQSQVLCKTCLVRVGTSRGNTTNLYQHLKTQHKTVYDRCMATKSSSVQNNPSKVNRQGSLTELFEGVTPYERSSKRHTEITKAVTQCIAKDMMAVNTVTKLGFNNLVTTLDKRYKMPSRTYFSQTALPELHMQCRQKVAADLKAVEFFAATTDMWSSRTAEPYQSLTVHYISEDLHLEARSLQTAYFPEDHTGENIAAGLREGLACWDLTEDNLVCITTDNASNMVKAAQLNEWTRLQCFGHRLHLAIENAIKDDRVSRAIGQCRKLMGHFSHSWKKKAALTEAQKELKLPEHSLITECPTRWGSKEKMIARVLEQMTAISKVLSGDRHARPLIPTWQDAAVLKSIHKALHPLSEFTDALSGEEYVSISYLKPVLHLLATSVLAEDAEDTDLTRSIKTKVLAYLNDKYSDLITQELLDVASFMDPRFKTQYISADNLPAIKARLKTEMVESARRTHNQEKRSRTETAQNSPSAQASGGKAKKSLGSLFKTSVASSALPLPLEDVVEAELNSYLLSPVIDGEDDPLAWWKVHNIHFPRLCKMARKYLCVPATSAPSERLFSTGGNIVTCTRSSLKPAKVDMLVFLAKNLEL from the exons atggcctcaggctcaaCAGAACCAGACCCTGCGGGGCTAGtttcaaagaggaaatacacatcagtcGTGTGGGACTATTTCGGTTTTAAGAAAGAAGATGTTGCACAGAGTCAGGTACTGTGTAAAACCTGCCTGGTCAGAGTTGGTACATCACGGGGCAACACTACCAATTTGTACCAGCACCTAAAAACGCAGCACAAAACAGTGTATGATAGATGTATGGCTACAAAATCAAGCAGTGTGCAGAATAATCCTAGTAAAGTTAATCGGCAAGGATCACTGACCGAACTGTTTGAAGGTGTTACGCCATATGAACGCAGTTCAAAGCGGCACACGGAAATTACCAAAGCAGTAACCCAATGCATCGCGAAAGACATGATGGCCGTCAATACGGTGACCAAGCTTGGGTTCAATAATTTGGTAACTACGCTGGATAAGAGGTACAAAATGCCCTCCCGCACGTATTTTAGTCAGACTGCCCTTCCGGAGCTACATATGCAGTGTAGGCAGAAAGTAGCAGCGGACTTGAaggctgtggagttttttgcgGCTACAACAGACATGTGGTCAAGCCGTACAGCGGAGCCTTATCAAAGCCTTACGGTCCATTATATCTCTGAAGACCTCCACCTCGAAGCTCGCAGCCTTCAAACGGCCTACTTCCCCGAAGACCACACAGGCGAAAACATTGCTGCTGGCCTGAGAGAGGGGCTTGCGTGCTGGGATCTCACTGAAGACAACCTTGTCTGCATAACGACGGACAACGCGTCAAATATGGTGAAAGCAGCACAGCTGAACGAATGGACCAGACTCCAGTGTTTCGGACACAGATTACATCTTGCTATTG aaaaTGCAATCAAAGATGATAGAGTATCCAGAGCAATAGGGCAGTGCAGGAAGTTGATGGGGCACTTCTCCCACAGTTGGAAGAAAAAGGCAGCGCTCACTGAGGCACAGAAGGAGCTTAAGCTTCCTGAGCACTCTCTCATTACTGAGTGCCCTACAAGATGGGGgtccaaagagaaaatgattgccAGAGTGCTGGAACAGATGACAGCCATATCAAAGGTATTGTCAGGTGACCGACATGCACGCCCCCTCATCCCAACCTGGCAGGATGCTGCCGTGTTGAAGTCCATTCATAAGGCACTGCATCCTCTCTCCGAATTTACTGATGCTCTTTCTGGAGAGGAGTATGTGAGCATCTCCTACCTCAAGCCAGTTCTCCATCTTCTGGCAACATCAGTCTTGGCTGAAGATGCTGAGGACACTGATCTGACTAGATCAATTAAAACCAAGGTCCTGGCTTACCTCAACGACAAGTATAGTGACCTCATCACCCAGGAGCTTTTGGATGTTGCGTCTTTCATGGACCCTAGGTTCAAAACGCAATACATCAGCGCAGACAACCTTCCTGCCATTAAGGCCCGACTGAAGACAGAAATGGTGGAATCAGCAAGACGTACACATAATCAG GAGAAGAGGTCTCGCACTGAAACTGCTCAAAATTCTCCAAGTGCACAGGCCTCTGGGGGAAAGGCAAAGAAGTCTCTTGGtagtctttttaaaaccagtgtGGCCTCTTCAGCTTTGCCTCTGCCACTTGAAGATGTTGTGGAGGCAGAGTTGAATAGTTACCTGTTGAGCCCTGTCATTGACGGAGAGGATGATCCCTTAGCCTGGTGGAAGGTGCACAACATTCACTTTCCACGACTGTGCAAGATGGCCCGCAAATATCTATGTGTGCCAGCCACAAGTGCCCCATCAGAGCGTTTGTTCAGCACTGGAGGGAATATAGTGACTTGCACTCGCTCATCCTTAAAGCCAGCAAAAGTTGATATGCTGGTCTTCCTAGCAAAAAACCTTGAGCTATGA